In one window of Microbacterium sp. PM5 DNA:
- a CDS encoding thymidine phosphorylase, producing MSAAQSTADAAVEPFDAVDVIRTKRDRGAVPEDALRWMIDAYTREYVADSQMAAFAMAVLLNGMNRDEIRVMTDAMIASGERMSFAGLGKRTVDKHSTGGVGDKITLPLAPLVAAFGVAVPQLSGRGLGHTGGTLDKLESIPGWRAALSNEEMFAQLRDVGPVICAAGSGLAPADKRLYALRDVTGTVEAIPLIASSIMSKKIAEGTDALVLDVKFGSGAFMRDVEKARELARTMVALGTDSGVATTALLTDMNTPLGLTIGNANEVRESVEVLAGGGPADIVELTVALAREMLALAGQPDTDVEAALRDGRAMDAWREMIRAQDGDPDAALPTPRETHTVVAARDGVLTRMEALPFGIAAWRLGAGRARAQDPVIHAAGIDLHVKPGASIVAGQPLFTLLADDDKRFERALDALEGAWEIGTDAPASTPLVLERITA from the coding sequence ATGAGCGCGGCGCAGAGCACGGCGGATGCCGCGGTCGAACCGTTCGACGCGGTCGACGTCATCCGTACCAAGCGCGACCGCGGTGCGGTGCCCGAGGACGCCCTGCGCTGGATGATCGACGCCTACACGCGCGAGTATGTCGCCGACTCGCAGATGGCGGCCTTCGCGATGGCCGTGCTCCTCAACGGCATGAACCGCGATGAGATCCGCGTCATGACCGATGCGATGATCGCCTCGGGCGAGCGCATGAGCTTCGCCGGCCTCGGCAAGCGCACCGTCGACAAGCACTCCACCGGCGGTGTGGGTGACAAGATCACGCTGCCGCTCGCGCCGCTCGTCGCGGCGTTCGGTGTCGCGGTGCCCCAGCTGTCCGGCCGCGGCCTCGGCCACACCGGCGGCACGCTCGACAAGCTCGAGTCGATCCCCGGCTGGCGCGCCGCCCTGTCGAACGAGGAGATGTTCGCGCAGCTGCGCGACGTCGGACCGGTGATCTGTGCCGCAGGCTCCGGTCTCGCTCCCGCCGACAAGCGTCTGTACGCCCTGCGCGATGTGACCGGGACCGTCGAGGCGATCCCGCTGATCGCGTCCAGCATCATGTCGAAGAAGATCGCCGAGGGTACCGACGCGCTCGTGCTCGACGTGAAGTTCGGTTCCGGCGCGTTCATGCGCGACGTCGAGAAGGCACGTGAGCTGGCGCGCACGATGGTCGCACTCGGCACCGACTCGGGCGTGGCCACGACGGCGCTGCTGACCGACATGAACACGCCGCTCGGTCTCACCATCGGCAACGCCAACGAGGTGCGCGAGTCGGTCGAGGTGCTCGCCGGCGGCGGCCCCGCCGACATCGTCGAGCTGACCGTGGCTCTGGCCCGCGAGATGCTCGCCCTCGCCGGCCAGCCCGACACCGATGTCGAGGCGGCGCTGCGCGACGGGCGCGCCATGGACGCGTGGCGAGAGATGATCCGCGCCCAGGACGGCGATCCCGACGCGGCGTTGCCGACACCGCGTGAGACGCATACCGTGGTCGCCGCTCGCGACGGCGTGCTGACGCGGATGGAGGCGCTTCCGTTCGGCATCGCCGCGTGGCGTCTGGGCGCGGGACGGGCGCGCGCCCAGGATCCCGTCATCCACGCCGCCGGCATCGACCTGCACGTCAAGCCCGGCGCATCCATCGTCGCCGGACAGCCGTTGTTCACCCTCCTGGCGGATGATGACAAGCGCTTCGAGCGCGCCCTCGACGCCCTCGAGGGTGCCTGGGAGATCGGAACGGATGCCCCGGCATCCACTCCGCTCGTCCTCGAGCGCATCACCGCCTGA
- a CDS encoding adenosine deaminase, which translates to MATDPYADPKLEGVSIRSLPKVSLHDHLDGALRPQTIIELADEIGLDVPSTDAEELADWFEDQSDSGSLVEYLKTFDLTTAVMQSADGLRRVAKEFVEDLAADGVIYGEVRWAPEQHLGGGLSLEEAVEAVQEGIEEGEDAVDRSGRDIRVGQLITAMRHADRSLEIARLAVAFRGRGAVGFDIAGAEDGFPPSRHRAAFDYLASEFFPVTVHAGEAAGLDSIRSAILDGRALRLGHGVRIAEDLEVVQQQGDEVLVTFGDLARWVRDREIPLELSPSSNLQTGAIAAWGKNLEDHPFDLLYQLGFAVTVNVDNRTMSRTSLTRELALLAETFDYRLEDLEAFQLNAAAGAFLSVEEREELIELIGEGFDA; encoded by the coding sequence ATGGCCACCGACCCCTACGCCGACCCGAAGCTCGAGGGCGTCTCCATCCGCTCGCTTCCCAAGGTCTCGCTGCACGATCACCTCGACGGCGCGCTGCGGCCGCAGACGATCATCGAGCTCGCCGACGAGATCGGCCTCGACGTCCCGTCGACGGATGCCGAGGAGCTCGCCGACTGGTTCGAGGACCAGAGCGATTCGGGTTCACTCGTCGAGTACCTGAAGACGTTCGATCTGACGACCGCCGTGATGCAGAGCGCCGACGGCCTGCGCCGCGTCGCGAAAGAGTTCGTCGAGGACCTCGCCGCCGACGGCGTGATCTACGGGGAGGTGCGCTGGGCCCCCGAGCAGCACCTGGGCGGAGGGCTCTCCCTCGAAGAAGCCGTCGAGGCCGTGCAGGAGGGCATCGAGGAGGGCGAGGACGCCGTCGACCGCTCGGGTCGCGACATCCGGGTCGGCCAGCTCATCACGGCGATGCGTCACGCCGACCGCTCGCTGGAGATCGCCCGACTCGCGGTCGCGTTCCGCGGTCGCGGTGCGGTCGGCTTCGACATCGCGGGGGCGGAGGACGGCTTCCCGCCGTCGCGTCATCGCGCCGCGTTCGACTATCTCGCCTCCGAGTTCTTCCCGGTGACGGTGCACGCGGGGGAGGCGGCGGGACTCGACTCGATCCGCTCCGCGATCCTCGACGGTCGCGCTCTCCGCCTCGGCCACGGTGTGCGCATCGCGGAGGACCTCGAGGTCGTGCAGCAGCAGGGCGACGAGGTGCTGGTGACCTTCGGCGACCTGGCGCGCTGGGTGCGCGATCGCGAGATCCCGCTCGAGCTGTCGCCCTCGTCGAACCTCCAGACCGGTGCGATCGCCGCGTGGGGCAAGAACCTCGAGGATCATCCGTTCGACCTGCTGTACCAGCTCGGCTTCGCCGTGACGGTCAACGTCGACAACCGCACGATGAGCCGCACCTCCCTCACGCGTGAGCTCGCGCTTCTGGCAGAGACGTTCGACTACCGCCTCGAAGATCTGGAGGCGTTCCAGCTGAACGCCGCCGCCGGCGCATTCCTGTCGGTGGAGGAGCGCGAAGAGCTCATCGAGCTCATCGGTGAGGGCTTCGACGCCTGA
- a CDS encoding mannitol-1-phosphate 5-dehydrogenase, with amino-acid sequence MKAVHFGAGNIGRGFVGLLLHQGGYELVFSDVAASLVDAINAASEYTVHEVGDGGTDTVVTGFRAINSASDPQALIDEIATADVVTTAVGPTILRFVAPHILAGLALRDPSRPALQVMACENAIGATDTLRDEIRAQAGDAWDAISNRAVFANTAVDRIVPAQPEGAGIDVTVEPFFEWAIERPPFGDAPPHIPGAHFVDDLAPYIERKLFTVNTGHAATAYFGARAGVEKISDALADPSIEARVAAALEETSALLVAVHGWAAAELAEYRSTILRRFANPALPDTVGRVGRQPLRKLSRHERFVGPAAAAAERGLATGALVDAIGAALDFDEPDDEQSVEMQHRLREEDAATFTAAVTGLEPSHPLFAAVEAVVRLRQSEL; translated from the coding sequence ATGAAGGCCGTCCACTTCGGCGCCGGCAACATCGGTCGCGGCTTCGTCGGACTGCTGCTGCACCAGGGCGGGTACGAGTTGGTGTTCTCGGATGTCGCGGCGTCCTTGGTCGACGCGATCAACGCAGCCTCGGAGTACACCGTCCACGAAGTCGGCGACGGCGGCACCGACACCGTCGTCACGGGCTTCCGCGCGATCAACAGTGCCAGCGATCCGCAGGCTCTGATCGACGAGATCGCCACCGCCGACGTGGTGACCACGGCGGTCGGCCCGACGATTCTGCGCTTCGTCGCGCCCCACATCCTGGCGGGCCTGGCGCTTCGCGACCCGTCGCGACCCGCGCTGCAGGTCATGGCGTGCGAGAACGCGATCGGGGCGACCGACACCCTGCGCGACGAGATCCGCGCCCAGGCCGGCGATGCCTGGGATGCGATCAGCAACCGGGCGGTGTTCGCCAACACCGCCGTCGACCGCATCGTGCCCGCGCAGCCGGAGGGCGCGGGCATCGACGTCACCGTGGAACCGTTCTTCGAATGGGCCATCGAGCGTCCGCCCTTCGGCGATGCTCCGCCGCACATTCCGGGCGCCCACTTCGTCGACGACCTCGCCCCGTATATCGAGCGCAAGCTCTTCACGGTGAACACCGGTCATGCCGCAACGGCGTACTTCGGTGCCCGTGCCGGCGTCGAGAAGATCTCGGACGCGCTGGCCGATCCGTCCATCGAGGCCCGCGTGGCCGCCGCGCTCGAGGAGACCTCCGCACTGCTGGTCGCGGTGCACGGATGGGCTGCCGCTGAGCTCGCCGAGTACCGGTCGACGATCCTGCGCCGCTTCGCCAACCCGGCTCTTCCCGACACCGTGGGCCGCGTCGGGCGCCAGCCGCTGCGCAAGCTGTCACGCCACGAGCGTTTCGTCGGACCCGCTGCGGCTGCCGCGGAGCGCGGACTGGCGACCGGCGCGCTCGTCGATGCGATCGGCGCCGCCCTCGATTTCGACGAGCCCGACGACGAGCAGTCGGTCGAGATGCAGCACCGCCTCCGCGAAGAGGATGCCGCGACCTTCACCGCCGCGGTCACCGGACTCGAGCCGTCCCACCCGCTGTTCGCCGCGGTCGAAGCCGTCGTACGCCTCCGTCAGTCCGAGCTCTGA
- a CDS encoding PTS sugar transporter subunit IIA, protein MSRDVLKIDQVRIHPGTVSKQEAMREAADILEAAGAVTSAYFDAMLQREQTVSTYMGNELAIPHGTNETKDAILDSALSFVRYDGGVDWDGEKVSFVVGIAGKGDEHLDILSQIALLFSEDEEVARLKAATTAQELFALLSTVNG, encoded by the coding sequence ATGTCACGCGACGTACTGAAGATCGACCAGGTCCGCATCCACCCGGGGACGGTGAGCAAGCAGGAGGCGATGCGGGAGGCCGCCGACATCCTCGAAGCCGCGGGCGCGGTCACGTCCGCGTACTTCGACGCGATGCTGCAGCGCGAGCAGACGGTGTCGACCTACATGGGCAACGAGCTCGCGATCCCCCACGGCACCAACGAGACCAAAGACGCGATTCTCGACTCGGCACTCTCCTTCGTCCGCTACGACGGCGGCGTGGACTGGGACGGCGAGAAGGTGAGCTTCGTCGTCGGCATCGCCGGCAAGGGTGACGAGCACCTCGACATCCTGTCGCAGATCGCTCTGCTGTTCTCCGAGGACGAAGAGGTCGCACGGCTGAAGGCCGCGACCACCGCGCAAGAGCTCTTCGCGCTGCTGTCGACGGTGAACGGCTGA
- a CDS encoding PTS mannitol transporter subunit IICB, giving the protein MTTASTTSTGVNRARVGVQRFGTFLSGMIMPNIAAFIAWGFITMLFITKGFFGAESPFGWHWSPVAEIIGGGGNAATIGWNGAMTALASGDVTVYVGLVGPMVTYLLPLLIANTGGRMVYDARGGVVATIATMGVIVGTDIPMFLGAMIMGPLAAWITKQMDKLWDGKIKPGFEMLVNNFSAGILGMILAIVGFFAFGPIMLGISTFLGGIVGWLVSVNLLPLLSIIVEPAKVLFLNNAINHGVFTPLGIQQATEAGKSILFLIEANPGPGVGLLLAFTFFGVGAARASAPGAIIIQFFGGIHEIYFPYALSKPMTILALIAGGATGVTTNMLLGGGLAFPAAPGSIIAVTAAAIGPGVGNLFVVYLSVILAAAVTFLITAVILRASRKRDLAAEAESSASFEAAIAQTEANKGKSSEALAGLRAGAAANAGLEGDQSSLSADRAADAVATGTLAPVGRVTNIVFACDAGMGSSAMGASVLRNKIKKAGVDDVSVTNKAIANLDGSEDLVITQQQLTDRARGRTPNATHVSVDNFMNSPKYDEVVDLVVQQHKNQA; this is encoded by the coding sequence ATGACAACGGCGTCCACGACATCGACGGGGGTGAACCGCGCACGCGTCGGCGTGCAGAGGTTCGGCACCTTCCTCTCCGGCATGATCATGCCGAACATCGCGGCCTTCATCGCCTGGGGCTTCATCACGATGCTCTTCATCACGAAGGGCTTCTTCGGCGCGGAAAGCCCCTTCGGATGGCACTGGTCGCCCGTCGCCGAGATCATCGGCGGCGGCGGAAACGCAGCCACTATCGGGTGGAACGGCGCGATGACGGCACTCGCGAGCGGCGATGTCACCGTCTACGTGGGCTTGGTCGGCCCGATGGTCACGTACCTACTCCCGCTGCTGATCGCCAACACCGGCGGCCGCATGGTCTACGACGCCCGAGGCGGCGTCGTCGCGACCATCGCGACGATGGGTGTCATCGTCGGCACCGACATCCCGATGTTCCTCGGAGCCATGATCATGGGTCCGCTGGCCGCGTGGATCACGAAGCAGATGGACAAGCTCTGGGACGGCAAGATCAAGCCCGGCTTCGAGATGCTGGTGAACAACTTCTCCGCCGGCATCCTCGGAATGATCCTCGCGATCGTCGGCTTCTTCGCCTTCGGTCCGATCATGCTCGGCATCTCGACGTTCCTCGGCGGCATCGTCGGCTGGCTCGTGAGCGTCAACCTGCTGCCGCTGCTGTCGATCATCGTCGAGCCGGCGAAGGTGCTGTTCCTCAACAACGCCATCAACCACGGCGTGTTCACGCCGCTCGGCATCCAGCAGGCGACCGAGGCCGGCAAGTCGATCCTCTTCCTCATCGAGGCCAACCCCGGTCCCGGTGTGGGTCTCCTGCTGGCGTTCACCTTCTTCGGCGTGGGCGCCGCGCGCGCCTCCGCTCCGGGCGCGATCATCATCCAGTTCTTCGGCGGCATCCACGAGATCTACTTCCCGTACGCGCTGAGCAAGCCGATGACGATCCTCGCCCTCATCGCGGGCGGGGCGACCGGTGTCACGACCAACATGCTGCTGGGCGGCGGCCTCGCCTTCCCGGCGGCACCCGGCAGCATCATCGCCGTGACGGCCGCCGCCATCGGCCCGGGCGTCGGCAACCTGTTCGTCGTCTACCTGTCGGTCATCCTCGCCGCCGCCGTCACGTTCCTGATCACCGCGGTCATCCTGCGGGCATCTCGTAAGCGCGATCTGGCCGCGGAGGCGGAGTCCAGCGCCTCGTTCGAAGCGGCGATCGCCCAGACCGAGGCGAACAAGGGCAAGAGCTCCGAGGCCCTCGCCGGCCTGCGTGCCGGCGCCGCCGCGAACGCCGGGCTGGAGGGCGACCAGTCGTCGCTGTCGGCCGACCGCGCCGCCGATGCCGTCGCGACGGGAACGCTGGCGCCTGTCGGGCGCGTGACGAACATCGTGTTCGCGTGCGACGCCGGCATGGGCTCGTCCGCGATGGGTGCGAGCGTGCTGCGCAACAAGATCAAGAAGGCCGGCGTCGACGACGTCTCGGTCACCAACAAGGCGATCGCGAACCTCGACGGCAGCGAGGACCTCGTGATCACCCAGCAGCAGCTCACCGACCGCGCGCGCGGGCGCACACCGAACGCCACGCACGTTTCGGTGGACAACTTCATGAACTCGCCGAAGTACGACGAGGTCGTCGATCTGGTGGTCCAGCAGCACAAGAACCAGGCCTGA
- the ptsP gene encoding phosphoenolpyruvate--protein phosphotransferase has product MSELRGVGIGLGVAQGPVARMADPLPAPSDVPSTLTPDEELARVREAVAAVARELEERGSKAGGLARDVLEAQAMMAEDPTLDTEVSTRVNAGKTGEYAVHEAFASFRDTLAAMGGYLGERAADLDDVAQRVIARLRGLPAPGVPDPGHPFVLVAKDLAPADTALLDLDQVLALVTTDGGPTSHTAILAREKSIVAIVGAAAAKDLVDGQTVIVDAAKGVVTVDPTEDERAQAQNRADARAAAASAPLTPGALKDGSAVPLLANLGKPGGAAEAVELGAEGVGLFRTEFLFLSATQAPTVDEQTASYTELLKAFPGKKVVVRALDAGADKPLAFLNDAHEDNPALGLRGLRALRASEDILREQLTALANADAATDADLWVMAPMVATVEEADYFVALAKEYGIKTAGVMVEVPSSAIQAKRILQIADFASIGTNDLTQYTLAADRLLGSVASYQDPWHPAVLELIKMTADGGKTNGKPVGICGEAAADPLLAVVLVGLGATTLSMAPTALADVRASLLQYTREDAERIAAAALAADDAASARSAAQAAAENLAG; this is encoded by the coding sequence ATGAGTGAACTGCGTGGAGTGGGTATCGGACTGGGCGTCGCACAGGGCCCGGTCGCCCGCATGGCCGATCCCCTGCCCGCCCCCTCGGACGTCCCCAGCACCCTCACCCCCGACGAGGAGCTCGCACGTGTCCGCGAGGCGGTCGCCGCCGTCGCCCGCGAGCTGGAGGAGCGGGGTTCGAAGGCCGGAGGCCTCGCCCGCGACGTGCTCGAGGCGCAGGCGATGATGGCCGAGGACCCCACGCTCGACACCGAGGTCTCCACGCGGGTGAACGCCGGCAAGACCGGTGAGTACGCCGTCCACGAGGCGTTCGCGAGCTTCCGCGACACCCTGGCCGCGATGGGCGGCTACCTGGGTGAGCGCGCCGCCGACCTCGACGACGTCGCCCAGCGCGTCATCGCGCGCCTGCGCGGCCTGCCCGCGCCGGGCGTTCCCGACCCGGGTCACCCCTTCGTGCTCGTCGCCAAGGACCTGGCGCCCGCCGACACCGCGCTGCTCGACCTCGACCAGGTGCTCGCGCTGGTCACCACCGACGGCGGACCGACCTCGCACACCGCGATCCTCGCGCGCGAGAAGTCGATCGTCGCCATCGTGGGCGCCGCTGCCGCCAAGGACCTCGTCGACGGGCAGACCGTGATCGTGGACGCCGCGAAGGGCGTCGTCACCGTCGATCCCACCGAGGACGAGCGGGCGCAGGCGCAGAACCGCGCCGATGCCCGCGCTGCCGCGGCATCCGCTCCACTCACCCCGGGCGCGCTCAAGGACGGCTCGGCGGTTCCGCTGCTGGCCAACCTCGGCAAGCCGGGCGGCGCCGCCGAGGCGGTCGAGCTCGGCGCCGAGGGCGTCGGCCTGTTCCGCACCGAGTTCCTCTTCCTCTCCGCCACCCAGGCTCCGACCGTCGACGAGCAGACCGCGTCGTACACCGAGCTGCTGAAGGCGTTCCCCGGCAAGAAGGTCGTCGTCCGCGCGCTCGACGCCGGCGCCGACAAGCCCCTCGCCTTCCTCAACGACGCGCACGAGGACAACCCCGCACTGGGCCTGCGGGGCCTGCGCGCCCTGCGCGCCAGCGAGGACATCCTGCGCGAGCAGCTGACGGCGCTTGCCAACGCGGATGCCGCCACCGATGCCGACCTCTGGGTCATGGCGCCGATGGTCGCCACCGTCGAGGAGGCCGACTACTTCGTGGCGCTCGCGAAGGAGTACGGCATCAAGACGGCGGGTGTCATGGTCGAGGTTCCCTCGTCGGCGATCCAGGCGAAGCGCATCCTGCAGATCGCGGACTTCGCCTCCATCGGCACGAACGACCTCACGCAGTACACGCTCGCCGCCGACCGCCTGCTCGGCTCGGTGGCGTCGTACCAGGACCCGTGGCACCCCGCGGTCCTCGAGCTGATCAAGATGACCGCCGACGGCGGCAAGACCAACGGCAAGCCCGTCGGCATCTGCGGCGAGGCCGCCGCCGACCCGCTGCTGGCGGTCGTGCTCGTCGGGCTCGGCGCGACGACGCTGTCGATGGCCCCCACCGCCCTCGCGGACGTGCGCGCCTCGCTTCTGCAGTACACCCGCGAGGATGCCGAGCGCATCGCCGCGGCAGCCCTCGCCGCCGATGACGCGGCATCCGCACGATCGGCGGCTCAGGCCGCCGCTGAGAACCTCGCCGGCTGA
- a CDS encoding HPr family phosphocarrier protein: protein MSSVSRTIRIGSSNGLHARPAKLFAQGVKDSGLEVTISKGAGAPVNAASILGVISLGAEKGDYVTLTAEGENANAVLDVLAELLTTDHDEN from the coding sequence ATGAGCTCTGTGTCCCGCACGATCCGCATCGGATCGTCCAACGGATTGCACGCCCGACCCGCGAAGCTCTTCGCCCAGGGCGTGAAGGACTCCGGCCTGGAGGTCACGATCTCCAAGGGCGCGGGTGCACCGGTCAACGCCGCCAGCATCCTGGGCGTCATCTCACTGGGAGCCGAGAAGGGCGACTACGTCACCCTCACCGCCGAGGGTGAGAACGCGAACGCCGTGCTCGACGTGCTCGCCGAGCTGCTGACGACCGATCACGACGAGAACTGA
- a CDS encoding PTS sugar transporter, whose product MRILVVCGAGASSTFVAQRVRHAAQAAGRELSAVAGTEQSLPIDIDAADVVLVGPHLHGSLDRIRREAAPRLVRVILLPTDIFSDLHGTRALALIDETLSADPDMPASTERNPA is encoded by the coding sequence ATGAGGATCCTCGTTGTGTGCGGCGCGGGTGCGTCGAGCACTTTCGTCGCGCAGCGTGTTCGTCACGCGGCGCAGGCGGCCGGGCGTGAGCTCAGTGCCGTCGCCGGCACCGAACAGTCGCTCCCGATCGACATCGACGCCGCAGACGTCGTGCTCGTGGGCCCCCACCTGCACGGCAGCCTGGACCGCATCCGTCGCGAAGCGGCGCCGCGTCTGGTACGCGTGATCCTCCTTCCGACCGACATCTTCAGCGATCTCCACGGTACGCGCGCCCTCGCGCTGATCGACGAGACCCTGAGCGCAGACCCCGACATGCCCGCTTCGACGGAGAGGAACCCCGCATGA
- a CDS encoding PTS sugar transporter subunit IIA, with translation MSRARQDRVIALLAREGDWLTAAELADIVGVTPRSIRSYVTALNARVPRGVVVESGPLGYRAGADAPAALRAGADAATPRERVHRLVRRLLSGREGIDVFETADDFHVSPATLEADLGRVRALLGDTELTLERSGSRARLKGTEMAQRRLLSRLAHDETDDGAFDLDALRRSLGAGSIGEAVFGPFKADLVSGLRELGYFVNEFGIGDVMMHVAITADRVAHDRALETAALDETTPAQEQVGALLDTLCERHLGVRLGAGDRRHLAALVLGRVVAPGPGEAASVTRAGLQPEVEAAVRDIVHRAASEFLVDIEHQDFVLRLALHVQNLRLRAQEQAWSRNPLTRSLKATYPMIFEVAVFIADGLRGLLGIPLLDDEIAYIAMHVGGQLERSRHAGTVLTATIVCPGYYELHELLRSSVDRSLGQAVDVVGVDTRADPDWRAIETDLILTTIDPPFAGDGIVRIQPFLTESDIERVQAAAGRVRRARRLARLRDELGRYFSADAFIGRVSADADEESVIRDLGARLVAQGVIDEGYVERTLERERLSSTAFTDALAVPHAIGMTATRTAIAVGIADPSMAWGEGRVQVIAMVAFSESDREAFQTVFEQLVEVFSERDSVQRIVRRGTSFGPFLDELVAVVDG, from the coding sequence GTGAGCAGAGCGCGTCAGGACCGTGTCATCGCGCTGCTCGCGCGGGAGGGCGACTGGCTCACGGCCGCCGAACTCGCCGACATCGTCGGCGTGACCCCTCGCAGCATCCGCAGCTACGTCACCGCGCTCAATGCTCGCGTTCCCCGGGGCGTCGTCGTCGAGTCCGGTCCGCTCGGCTATCGTGCGGGCGCGGATGCGCCCGCTGCGCTGCGAGCCGGAGCGGATGCCGCGACTCCGCGGGAGCGCGTGCACCGGCTCGTGCGCCGGCTGCTGTCGGGACGGGAAGGCATCGACGTCTTCGAGACCGCCGACGATTTCCACGTCAGTCCGGCGACACTCGAAGCAGACCTGGGCCGGGTCCGCGCGCTGCTGGGCGACACGGAGCTCACGCTGGAGCGCAGCGGGTCGCGCGCGCGACTGAAAGGCACGGAGATGGCGCAGCGGCGCCTGCTGAGCCGGCTCGCGCACGACGAGACCGACGACGGCGCGTTCGACCTCGATGCCCTCCGGCGCAGTCTCGGCGCGGGATCGATCGGTGAAGCGGTCTTCGGCCCGTTCAAAGCCGATCTCGTTTCGGGTCTGCGCGAGCTCGGCTACTTCGTCAACGAGTTCGGCATCGGCGACGTGATGATGCACGTCGCCATCACCGCCGACCGCGTCGCGCACGACCGTGCGCTGGAGACGGCCGCGCTCGATGAGACGACGCCCGCTCAGGAGCAGGTCGGGGCTCTGCTCGACACGCTGTGCGAGCGGCATCTGGGGGTGCGGTTGGGCGCGGGCGACCGTCGACACCTCGCCGCCCTCGTCCTCGGCCGCGTCGTGGCGCCCGGTCCCGGTGAGGCGGCGTCGGTCACACGAGCGGGTCTGCAGCCCGAGGTCGAGGCGGCCGTGCGCGACATCGTGCACCGTGCGGCATCCGAGTTCCTCGTCGACATCGAGCACCAGGACTTCGTATTGCGCCTCGCCCTCCACGTGCAGAACCTGCGGCTGCGCGCACAGGAGCAGGCGTGGTCGCGCAACCCCCTCACCCGGTCGCTGAAGGCCACCTACCCGATGATCTTCGAGGTCGCGGTCTTCATCGCGGACGGCCTGCGCGGGCTTCTCGGCATCCCCCTGCTCGACGACGAGATCGCCTACATCGCGATGCACGTCGGCGGCCAGCTGGAGCGCAGTCGGCACGCGGGCACGGTGTTGACCGCGACGATCGTGTGCCCTGGGTACTACGAACTGCACGAACTGCTGCGCTCGAGCGTCGACCGCTCGCTCGGACAGGCGGTCGATGTGGTCGGCGTCGACACGCGGGCCGACCCCGACTGGCGGGCGATCGAGACCGATCTGATCCTCACGACGATCGACCCGCCCTTCGCCGGTGACGGCATCGTGCGCATCCAACCCTTCCTCACGGAGAGCGACATCGAGCGCGTGCAGGCGGCGGCCGGCCGCGTGCGCCGCGCGCGTCGCTTGGCGCGACTGCGGGACGAGCTCGGCCGCTACTTCTCCGCCGATGCCTTCATCGGACGCGTCTCTGCGGATGCCGATGAGGAAAGCGTCATCCGCGATCTGGGAGCTCGGCTCGTCGCGCAGGGCGTCATCGACGAGGGATACGTCGAGCGCACGCTCGAGCGCGAACGGCTGTCCTCGACCGCATTCACGGACGCGCTCGCGGTGCCGCACGCGATCGGGATGACGGCGACGCGCACGGCGATCGCCGTGGGCATCGCCGACCCGTCCATGGCCTGGGGTGAGGGCCGCGTGCAGGTGATCGCAATGGTGGC